From the genome of Vicia villosa cultivar HV-30 ecotype Madison, WI linkage group LG2, Vvil1.0, whole genome shotgun sequence, one region includes:
- the LOC131648393 gene encoding uncharacterized protein LOC131648393 has translation MKISKETCYSSYTNLLWPCQPRTEQNHIVFSNRFRVTCTVSLLLLFTTVYIFWPSDPYLKIVRLKLKKIKVHRVPHITVDISMVLTLRVQNADVYSMDFGAVDVAVSYRGKPLGHVTSENGHVRAMGSSFVDADAEFSGIGVLPEILLLLEDLAKGTVPFDTVSQVKGKMGIFFFHFPIKAKLTCEILVSTINQTIVRQHCLYE, from the exons ATGAAAATCTCCAAAGAAACATGTTACTCTTCTTACACTAACCTCCTATGGCCATGCCAACCTCGTACGGAACAAAACCACATTGTTTTCTCCAACCGCTTTCGTGTCACCTGCACTGTAAGCCTCCTACTCTTATTCACCACCGTCTACATTTTCTGGCCGTCGGATCCGTATCTCAAGATCGTACGGCTGAAACTGAAGAAGATTAAGGTACACCGTGTGCCGCATATCACCGTAGACATCTCCATGGTCCTCACGCTGAGAGTGCAAAACGCTGACGTGTATTCCATGGACTTTGGTGCGGTTGACGTGGCGGTGTCTTATAGAGGGAAGCCACTAGGGCACGTGACGTCGGAGAATGGTCACGTGAGAGCTATGGGTTCTTCGTTTGTGGATGCTGACGCGGAGTTTTCCGGCATCGGTGTTTTGCCGGAGATATTGTTGTTGCTGGAGGATTTGGCTAAGGGAACGGTGCCGTTTGATACAGTTAGTCAAGTTAAGGGCAAAATGGGGATTTTCTTCTTTCACTTTCCCATTAAG GCAAAATTAACATGCGAGATATTGGTGAGTACGATAAATCAAACAATTGTTCGTCAACACTGTCTTTATGAG TGA
- the LOC131654125 gene encoding ras-related protein RHN1-like isoform X1 produces the protein MSRPGNKIIQAKLVLLGDMGTGKTSLALRFVKGQFYQNQEPTIGAAFFTQILSLSEATVKFDIWDTAGQERYHSLAPMYYRGAAAAIVVYDISSIDTFVRAKKWVQELQRHGSPKSVMALVANKCDLEPKREVETEEGDQFAKENGMFYMETSAKTAENINELFYEIGRRLAKAFPSKPTGINLKSEVQDGGRKFFCCST, from the exons ATGTCAAGACCAGGGAATAAGATCATTCAAGCCAAGCTG GTACTTCTTGGAGACATGGGAACAGGAAAAACTAGTTTAGCATTAAGATTTGTTAAAGGCCAATTCTATCAAAACCAG GAACCAACCATAGGAGCTGCGTTTTTCACACAAATATTATCGTTATCTGAAGCGACAGTAAAGTTTGACATATGGGACACAGCAGGACAAGAACGATACCATAGTTTAGCTCCTATGTATTATCGCGGTGCAGCAGCAGCAATTGTTGTTTATGACATCTCTAGCATT GATACATTTGTTCGAGCGAAAAAATGGGTTCAGGAATTGCAAAGACATG GAAGTCCGAAGTCGGTGATGGCATTAGTAGCAAACAAATGTGACTTGGAGCCAAAGAGAGAAGTTGAAACAGAG GAAGGAGATCAATTTGCTAAAGAAAATGGAATGTTCTACATGGAAACATCTGCTAAAACTGCTGAGAACATCAACGAACTTTTCTATGAAATAG GAAGGAGACTAGCAAAAGCTTTTCCATCAAAGCCTACTGGaataaatctaaaaagtgaaGTACAAGATGGTGGGAGAAAGTTTTTTTGTTGCTCAACGTGA
- the LOC131654125 gene encoding ras-related protein RHN1-like isoform X2, whose protein sequence is MGTGKTSLALRFVKGQFYQNQEPTIGAAFFTQILSLSEATVKFDIWDTAGQERYHSLAPMYYRGAAAAIVVYDISSIDTFVRAKKWVQELQRHGSPKSVMALVANKCDLEPKREVETEEGDQFAKENGMFYMETSAKTAENINELFYEIGRRLAKAFPSKPTGINLKSEVQDGGRKFFCCST, encoded by the exons ATGGGAACAGGAAAAACTAGTTTAGCATTAAGATTTGTTAAAGGCCAATTCTATCAAAACCAG GAACCAACCATAGGAGCTGCGTTTTTCACACAAATATTATCGTTATCTGAAGCGACAGTAAAGTTTGACATATGGGACACAGCAGGACAAGAACGATACCATAGTTTAGCTCCTATGTATTATCGCGGTGCAGCAGCAGCAATTGTTGTTTATGACATCTCTAGCATT GATACATTTGTTCGAGCGAAAAAATGGGTTCAGGAATTGCAAAGACATG GAAGTCCGAAGTCGGTGATGGCATTAGTAGCAAACAAATGTGACTTGGAGCCAAAGAGAGAAGTTGAAACAGAG GAAGGAGATCAATTTGCTAAAGAAAATGGAATGTTCTACATGGAAACATCTGCTAAAACTGCTGAGAACATCAACGAACTTTTCTATGAAATAG GAAGGAGACTAGCAAAAGCTTTTCCATCAAAGCCTACTGGaataaatctaaaaagtgaaGTACAAGATGGTGGGAGAAAGTTTTTTTGTTGCTCAACGTGA
- the LOC131654124 gene encoding protein ROLLING AND ERECT LEAF 2-like produces MGCNQSKIENEESIMRCKERKRFMKEAVSTRNAFAAAHSAYTTSLKNTGAALGDFAHGEVQNPGLLPTGGGGAGGDYVPGPSQKPFEIPLPPPPLPDFSSSPLQRAASMPEIKINKPDPRPMSKPIPEEEDEEERELENEGSLRRRRSNRNTGGGVGVGGGGGGGVNSNRRLVDEDMAPPPMPPPPAKQQPVSDHVGNQGHHHHTMSQPQQNSAAWEYFFPSMENIAGTSLNEEAEEEHRHTIHKMEHIPRPSRVHVMEEVAATQRRVDVDVDVEVPLPSREPEHIPEPEVMMESPVESPMPSGLKVKQMPVTPPTMEAKRIVKHSSVNLLQIFADLDDHFLKASESAQEVSKMLEATRLHYHSNFADNRGHIDHSARVMRVITWNRSFKGIPNFDDGKDDFDTDEQETHATILDKLLAWEKKLYDEVKAGELMKFEYQRKVATLNRLKKKGTNSEALEKSKAVVSHLHTRYIVDMQSLDSTVSEINRLRDEQLYPRLVQLVNEMANMWKKMLSHHEKQSETVTLLRSLDPSQSPKQTSEHHHERTYQLLVVVQQWHSHFEMLVNNQKGYIKALTNWLKLNLVPIESSLREKVSSPPRVQSPPIQDLLRAWHDCLEKLPEELARTAIGNFAAVMDTIFNQQEEEMICKRKCEDTRKELSRKTKQFEDWYHKYMQRKMPEEFDPEKPEDANAPDEAVTERQLQVEQVKMRLEEEEAQYEKQCLQVRQKTLGSLKNRMPELFRSMCDFSLECSKMYMHLSSLSQHLGQNSS; encoded by the exons ATGGGTTGCAACCAATCGAAGATCGAGAATGAAGAATCAATTATGCGATGCAAAGAGCGAAAGCGTTTCATGAAAGAGGCAGTATCGACTCGCAACGCGTTCGCCGCCGCTCACTCCGCCTACACAACTTCCCTCAAAAACACCGGCGCCGCCCTAGGTGACTTCGCCCACGGCGAGGTTCAGAATCCTGGATTACTACCTACCGGTGGTGGTGGTGCTGGTGGTGATTATGTACCAGGACCGTCGCAAAAACCCTTCGAGATCCCTCTCCCTCCGCCTCCTCttccggatttctcatcttcgCCTCTTCAGCGTGCCGCGAGTATGCCGGAAATCAAGATCAATAAGCCCGATCCCCGGCCTATGTCGAAGCCTATTCCCGAGGAGGAGGATGAAGAAGAGAGGGAGTTAGAGAATGAAGGTTCTTTGAGGAGAAGAAGAAGTAACAGAAACACTGGTGGTGGTGTTGgtgttggtggtggtggtggagggGGTGTGAATAGTAATAGACGGTTGGTGGATGAAGATATGGCTCCACCTCCTATGCCACCTCCTCCGGCGAAGCAACAACCGGTCAGTGATCATGTTGGTAATCAAGGTCATCATCATCATACCATGTCTCAACCGCAGCAAAACTCGGCTGCTTGGGAGTATTTTTTTCCATCCATGGAGAACATTGCAGGAACAAGCTTGAATGAGGAGGCCGAAGAAGAACACAGGCACACTATCCATAAGATGGAGCATATTCCAAGGCCGAGTAGGGTTCATGTTATGGAAGAAGTTGCTGCAACTCAAAGGCgtgttgatgttgatgttgatgttgagGTTCCTTTGCCTAGTCGTGAGCCTGAGCATATCCCTGAGCCTGAGGTGATGATGGAGTCACCTGTGGAGTCGCCGATGCCATCAGGCTTGAAGGTGAAGCAGATGCCGGTAACGCCTCCCACGATGGAGGCAAAGAGGATTGTGAAACATAGTAGTGTTAACTTGCTGCAAATATTTGCTGATCTCGATGATCATTTTCTCAAGGCTTCTGAGAGTGCACAGGAAGTTTCAAAGATGCTGGAGGCCACTAGACTTCACTATCACTCCAATTTTGCTGATAATAGAG GACACATTGATCATTCTGCAAGGGTAATGCGAGTTATTACTTGGAATCGATCCTTTAAAGGAATACCTAATTTCGATGATGGGAAGGATGATTTTGACACAGATGAACAGGAAACTCATGCTACCATCTTGGACAAGTTGTTAGcttgggaaaagaaactttatgatgAAGTTAAG GCTGGCGAGCTAATGAAATTTGAGTACCAAAGAAAAGTTGCCACACTAAACAGACTGAAAAAGAAAGGTACTAACTCTGAAGCATTGGAGAAATCAAAAGCAGTTGTCAGTCATTTGCATACTAGATATATTGTAGATATGCAATCATTGGATTCAACGGTCTCAGAGATTAATCGATTACGTGATGAACAACTGTATCCAAGACTTGTTCAACTTGTAAACGA GATGGCCAATATGTGGAAAAAGATGCTATCTCACCATGAGAAGCAATCGGAGACTGTGACGTTGCTGAGATCGTTGGACCCTTCACAATCTCCTAAGCAGACAAGTGAACACCATCACGAGCGAACATATCAACTATTGGTTGTCGTACAACAGTGGCATTCACATTTTGAGATGCTAGTCAACAATCAAAAGGGATACATAAAGGCACTAACTAATTGGTTAAAATTAAATCTTGTCCCTATTGAGAGCAGTTTGAGGGAAAAAGTTTCTTCACCTCCAAGAGTTCAAAGTCCGCCGATACAAGATCTTCTCCGTGCATGGCATGACTGTCTAGAGAAACTTCCCGAAGAACTTGCTAGGACAGCTATAGGAAACTTTGCTGCCGTGATGGATACTATTTTCAATCAGCAAGAAGAAGAGATGATTTGTAAGAGGAAATGTGAAGATACTCGAAAGGAGCTTTCTCGCAAAACCAAGCAATTTGAGGATTGGTATCACAAGTACATGCAAAGGAAAATGCCAGAAGAATTTGATCCAGAAAAGCCAGAAGATGCTAACGCTCCTGATGAAGCTGTTACAGAGAGGCAGCTTCAGGTTGAACAAGTGAAGATGAGGTTGGAAGAGGAGGAAGCACAATATGAAAAGCAATGCCTCCAAGTGAGGCAAAAAACTTTGGGAAGTCTCAAAAATCGCATGCCAGAGCTCTTCAGGTCCATGTGTGATTTTTCTCTTGAATGTTCAAAAATGTACATGCATTTATCTTCGCTATCACAGCACCTAGGCCAGAACTCGTCATGA